The following are from one region of the Candidatus Protochlamydia phocaeensis genome:
- a CDS encoding type II toxin-antitoxin system RelE/ParE family toxin encodes MKRLFWIGSSLEDLKQFPHEVQDEMGHGLYLAQMGDRHNHAKTLSGLGNAKVIELRENDRSGTYRVVYTVEMADFIFVLHAFQKKSKSGIATPKQDIDLVKRRLKEAEALYKELKGEKEL; translated from the coding sequence ATGAAACGACTTTTCTGGATTGGATCGAGCCTTGAGGACCTCAAGCAGTTCCCTCATGAAGTTCAAGACGAGATGGGACATGGCTTATATCTTGCTCAAATGGGTGATAGACATAACCATGCGAAAACTCTTAGCGGGTTAGGGAATGCCAAAGTCATTGAGCTTCGAGAAAATGATAGGTCGGGAACTTATCGAGTGGTTTATACAGTTGAAATGGCCGATTTCATTTTTGTGCTGCATGCCTTTCAGAAAAAATCAAAAAGCGGCATCGCAACGCCAAAACAAGACATTGATTTGGTTAAGCGCCGATTAAAAGAGGCTGAAGCCCTCTACAAAGAATTAAAAGGAGAGAAGGAGTTATGA
- a CDS encoding helix-turn-helix domain-containing protein: MKKKIVYEESSGNVFADLGVENPEEALAKSELARQIAKLIKKKKLTQKQAAEILGIDQPKISALIRGRLRSFSLERLIRFLNELGQDVSIMISPAKSTERGSTWIGESHSNTRIAALGR; encoded by the coding sequence ATGAAAAAAAAGATCGTATACGAAGAAAGCTCCGGAAACGTATTTGCTGATTTAGGTGTTGAAAATCCCGAAGAAGCCTTAGCAAAATCCGAGCTAGCTCGTCAAATTGCTAAACTGATTAAAAAGAAAAAACTCACTCAAAAACAAGCTGCTGAAATTTTAGGCATTGATCAACCCAAGATTTCTGCTTTGATTCGTGGAAGATTAAGAAGCTTTTCTTTAGAGCGTTTGATTCGTTTTCTAAACGAACTAGGACAAGACGTAAGTATTATGATCAGCCCTGCAAAGTCAACAGAACGTGGTAGCACCTGGATTGGTGAATCTCATTCTAATACTCGTATAGCTGCTTTAGGAAGGTAA